One segment of Aquimarina sp. BL5 DNA contains the following:
- a CDS encoding DUF2237 family protein, producing the protein MTTELNVLGTPLQPCCYEPMTGYYRDGLCRTNTEDTGTHIICAVVTSAFLAYTKSKGNDLSTPLPYWNFPGLKPGDKWCLCISRWLQAQEAGNAPLIVLESCHQKALEYTDIETLLAYKHTL; encoded by the coding sequence ATGACCACAGAATTAAACGTGCTGGGAACTCCGCTGCAGCCTTGCTGTTATGAACCAATGACAGGATATTATAGAGATGGACTTTGTAGAACGAATACAGAAGATACGGGTACTCATATAATTTGTGCGGTGGTAACCTCAGCTTTTTTAGCATATACTAAATCCAAAGGAAATGATCTTTCTACTCCGCTGCCCTATTGGAATTTTCCTGGTTTGAAACCGGGAGACAAGTGGTGCCTATGCATATCTAGATGGTTACAAGCTCAAGAAGCTGGAAATGCACCTCTAATTGTGTTAGAAAGCTGCCACCAAAAAGCCTTAGAGTACACGGATATTGAAACACTATTAGCTTACAAACACACTTTGTAA